Within the Apus apus isolate bApuApu2 chromosome 8, bApuApu2.pri.cur, whole genome shotgun sequence genome, the region GGAGCTGGGaatggagctgctgggctgctgtgtgAGTCGGGTCGGTGCCAGGAAGCTGCTCTGTGGCCAcgcaggggcaggggcagctcccCATGCAAAGGGAGAAGTAGCCAGCCACTGATCACCCTGGTGATCTGCACATCACTTGGCAGAAACATCTTGTAATGTTGACCGTGTGCTCTTTTTTAGGACCCGTGATCAAGGCTGAAGTGGGTGAGAGCCTCAGGGTGACCTTCAGGAACAGAGCCAGCCGCCCGCTCAGCGTGCAGCCCCAcggcctgggctgcagcagcccccggGGCGCTGGGTGCCaaggtgggcagcagggagcacGGCCTGTGCCAGCGCTGGCAcctcccctctgctcctgaGGCATCACTCCTCATCTTCTGTCTATGGCAGGTACTGACTCTCCAGCCTCTCACGTGAGTCCTGGTGCTACGTTTACCTACGAGTGGGATGTGCCGGCAGATGTGGGCCCCACGGACCAAGATCCAGACTGTTTAACCTGGCTTTATTATTCAGCTGTGGATGCAGTCAGAGACACCAGTTCTGGCCTTGTGGGTCCTCTCTTGGTGTGCAGGAAAGGAGCTTTGCTTCCCTCTGGGAAACAGGTGAGtcaaaatgtagaaaaatgGAAGCATTTGCATAATCGTAGCTGAATCTGCTTTGTCTTCCTGGATCGTGCCCTCAGGGGCCTGCCACGTTCAGGGCCACGCAGCAACACCCAGTTCCACTGCACAGTCTCATCCTTGTGCTGAGGGGAGTACATCAGATAAAGAAAGTGGGGgcttgggggtttttgttggggtttttgtttgtttgtttgttttgttttgttttaatttttaaaaaagcaaaatgagtttgggtccagaggagacagACTCTGTGTTATGAAACCACCGTTTGCAGTGAGCAGCCACTGGCGTTCATTGCTCAGCTAGGATGAGAGTAACTAGAAGAACGTAGAGACTTTAAAGTCCAAAACCCACATTCATTTCCAGAGATGATTCCTGCTGGTAGAAAGAGCATTAGCAGTAAATCAGATACAGCAGTTAGAGAGCTATATGATTATTGGAATGAAGCATCAGTGTCCTACTTTGTGAATTAGAAATTATGATGTGTGTAAAAactttttcctgacattttctgTTCACTCCTGTATTTCTTGACACTATTTCTTCTCAACAGAAAAATGTGGACATGGAGTTTTTTCTACTGGCCACAGTATTTGACGAGAATCTGAGTTGGTACTTGGATGACAATATTTTGATGTTTACACTAAATCCTAATGAAGTTGACAAAGATGATGAGGACTTCCAAGAGTCAAACAAAATgcactgtaagaaaaatattagttaGCCAAATATTCATTTCACAATAAGGTTTTTACTTTTGTACTCTCATGTTGGAGACTGGGAAGCTATAGTGGCAGAGACATTTCATTCCTTTCCATTGGAAACCAAACCTTGTTTGAATGTAATTCAATTCCAGACAGATGTGGTAGTTGAAAACACAGAGCCAGCTGTTCAGTGCCTGGGGTGGCAGTCGAGCAGTTAGCCCTGCTGTGTACTTTTTGGAGCAGACAGGAGAACTTTGGTCTGCAGCCCATGTGTAATCCCTGTGAATGCAGCCAGGCAGCAAGAGAAAACTGACCTCTGCCCTACAGGTGATGTAGCTGAAAGGAGGATTTTTCCAGAATTACAGACTGGTTGAGGTTGGCAGGGTCCTCTGGGGTCCGTCTGGGCCAAcaccctgctcaggcagggtcacccacagccagttgcccaggaccatgtccaggtGGCTTCTCAAaacctccaaggacagagactTCACCTCCTCCCCGGGCAACCTGTGCCGGTGCTCGGTCACCCTCTCAGTGAAAAAAGTGTCTCCTGAcgttcagagggaacctcctgtgtGTCAGTTTGTGCCTCTGggcctgtcactgggcactgctgggaagaCCCTAGCTCCACCTTCTGTATGTCCTCCCTGCAGGTATTTGTACAGGTGGATGagatccccctgagccttctgatctgcaggctgaacagtcccagctctctctgcctctcctcatGGGAGAGCTGCTTTCTGGTgccttcatcatccttgtggccctttgCTGCActctgtccatgtctctcttgtctTGGGgtgctccaggtgtggcctcagcagtgctgagcagagcagagggatgccctccctcgacctgctggccacgctttgcctcatgcagcccagggcacCATTCAGCCTTTGCAGCAAGAGCATGTTGCTTCCTTTGTTCAGTTTGGTGTTTACCAGGCCCCCAGGACctttgctgctgggctgctttcCCGCTTGACTTGTCTGaagtgctgctccagcagcagctgtgagctgACCTTCCCAGCGCTCCCAGACAGCCCGGGAGCCTCAGCCCCGCCGCGGCAGGGACACTTCTCTGGCTCATTTGGTGTCTCTGCCGAGTCTGGCCACTGTGGCCTCCTCAGGGTGAaagtcttttcttctctaagAGGGCAGACCTGAGTTTCACACTGGTCATAGTCTGAAACTGTAGAAAGGTCTTTCAAGTGTCCTGTGAGAGAACATGTTTATCTTCAGTACCTAGTCCTAAGCTTTAGAGTATTTGCTTGtgctttttcttacattttgcCCTCGGGGCCTTCCCTCTGTTTACAGAGCCTGACACTGAGcactcagtggtgcctgtgaggCCCAGGCTGTGGAAGCTTTGCACTGGAGTAGCTTGAAAGGGTTAGTAACTCGCACTGAGGTGTCTGCTGGAGGGCTTGAAGGGCAGAAAGCATGACGCTTGTGCATCATGCCTACTTGACAGGTGTAAAGCAATGGAAGTTCCAGTTGGTCAAGTCAGCTGCCTGTGCTTCAGACAGTGAAAAGGAGAACAGttataaattgtttttaaacaatgtgttttaaaagttcttttgcttgaattaatttttatagttTCACTGatgtgagaaaatattttattactgatGTTTCTGTCATTCTAAGGTATCACatcttaattattattaataatttaattaaatattatttattttacatgtatTGTAGAATTAAGTAATTTGTTAATCAAGATGGGTTTTGCTTCCTCAAATCTTCTGCAGCCATTAATGGTTACATGTATGGAAATCAGCCTGGTCTTGAGATGTGTAAAGGAAGCGTGGTTTCCTGGCACTTGATGGGCTTGGGGTCAGAAGCTGATGTCCATGGGATatacttttcagaaaacacattcATAACTAAAGGAACAAGAAGAGACACCGCAAATCTGTTTCCACATACATTTCTGACAGCTGTTATGAAGCCTGATTCTGAAggtaaatgttttgttttaaaactcttGTTACTAGTTTAGAAACTGTTAACCTATTAACATTTTGTGCTTAGAGACAAGTTGTAAATAGCTGATATTTTGACCTTTTGGTTGCTAAAACCATGTATAGTTGTGTTTCAGGGGCAGCAAACATCTTCATAGGATGTAAGCTCTGAGTGCTAAAGCCTTGATTTTTCTAGCTTCTGTGTATGCTGAATATTATTACCAGAAGTAGCCATACTACACCAAGACTTGATTTTGCATGAGCAGTAGCCTGTGTCTCAGTCTCCAGACACCAGATCACCACAGGTAATACAGTCTCTGGATCTACTAGTAACAGATGTTTGTCCTCAAGTCTGTCTTTCTTGTACAACCTCTAGGAGTTTTTGAAGTGTCCTGCCTGACAACAGATCACTACACAGGGGGCATGAAACAGCATTACAAAGTGAAACGATGCCATTGGTGGAATGTGGATCCCTCTCTGTATTTGCATGAAAAGACTTACTATATTGCTGCAGTGGAAGTTGAATGGGACTATTCTCCTAACAGGACTTGGGAATTTGAGCGGCATCAATACCATGAGGAAAGGTACTTTGGAATAtacacaagaaagaaaaatgcaaaaaagcaaAGGACCATCTTACTTCCCCTCTGAACCTTCTCCTTCTGTAGGCATTTCTAGAGACACTTTCTTTAACATATCTTTCTAGGCCTCACTTGAATTTGTGATTCTTCTCCAGTAATGTTGCTATGTAACTGTGAGCAGACAGTGTGATGTtcatgaaaagcagcacagatcttctgtggggctgctgcagaTTTTTGTGAATCTTGGATAGAGCCTCTGTGTGTATTAGTTACTGATATTGGTGCAGTCCTTGATGTGGAATGCCTAAACAGAACTAAAATGTTCATTAAGTCTTAGATACAATGACTACTTTGTGCTGATAGTAACTTTGTGCTGTACTAACGACATGTGACCTGTCTGTCTCATGTTTATCTGTATTCTGAGAAAGGTTCTTTTTCACTGCTCTCAGTTTCTTTAACTTAGTCCAAGACCAAATTCATTCACTACCAAGCTCTGTCACCTGGGTGTTTTATTCACAGTATTTGAATCTCAGTGAGAGGGAACTGATTGGCTCAAATAATTAATGCAAATTAGCAGAAGAGGCTAAACAATGAAGTGATTAATTTCTATGTGTTCCACCTGTATCACTTCATTTGAGGTTAGAGTAGTAGATTGTAACTGCctatagtttttatttttaattgacaactgtattttcttccttttcctcagccTGATAGCACGTCTTTGCCTTGCATAGCACAGTGGGCTCTGGCATAGTGCTGAGCACAAGGAATATAGACTATGCTTTTACCAGACtggttttttccccactgtcTCTGAGGATCTGTCCCTCacttttaatttcagcaaggcACTTCAGATTTACAAGTTTTAGGCTTCATTTCAGATCTACAGAAATCACTTGAGTGCTCTGGTTTTTGGTATACAAATTGCTGGATGACTTCTTGCAGTCTGAAATACCAGCCACGAAAAGCACTCTACATTCTCTCAGATACTACAGAGACTTGGAGCACTTACagtggttttttatttctttcaggttAAGATAAACCTCCCAGCTTAAAAAGAATGTCTTCATGTTGAATATACCAGTGGCCTATGAGATTACTGTTTCACTGAGCTGGATTTTTGTTTAATGATTAATTGACATacctgcaaaatatttaaaatacactaaGAAGTGTGCATATTTTTATCTCAATTTTCTCaaattctttcttcctcccttttcctcccagccctggcaacccatttttaaataaagaagacAAATTCATTGGCTCAAAATACAGAAAGGTGGTGTATCGGGAGTACACTGATCAGACATTCAGTACTCCcaaacacagagcagaggagcagcagcacctggaaaTTCAAGGTATAGTAATTGTGAAGTTCACTTTTGAAACTGGGAAACagttaaacaaaacaagaagataGTATTTGAACAATAATGAGTGTTGTTCTACCCACACAAAACCTCTAAAATGACCTGGAATTGCTACTTTCGTTATGGTGCTTTCCTTCTAAGATGACATTGCTtgctttgcaaggaaaaaaccctTGTTTTTCTGCCTGATCACACACCAGTACTTACAAAGACAGCGTAAAACTGGGCAGAAATAttcaaactgattttaaaatcacagtAGGTGCTCAAGGCTTTTGAAACTTGGGCCTCTACTTAGGTGATTAACTTCAGCTCCTCGAGTTGGTGTATCCCAGGGAATAACATTATCCATGTACAGGTTTTAGGTGAATTATAAGCCAATGTTGTTGTGCATTTGAACACAGAAAACTGTCTTGCTCTGCTCTGACCTCCTGTAAAACCAAGTTAATCTTTCCTTTCAATCCAACAGGGCCACTGCTTATGTCAAATATTGGAGATAAAATTATAGTAGTTTTTAAGAACTTGGCATCAAGACCTTATTCTATCCATGCCCATGGAGTGAAAACAGACAGTTCTGTTGTTGCTGTAACTAACCCAGGTATCAAAGCATCCTTCTTTATTTCTAGCAGGTAACATCAAGCCTTCTAGCAACGTTTAGCAAAGTTTCATTTGAGGATAGCTGGAGAgacttcatttttgtttgtttgtttctacctcagtttttttttaatttgttatgcTGCTGATGAGAAATATTTCTACAATTTCAATGGTCCTGCAAACTATTGCTATGTATCCTACTCCTTGGCAGATCAGTCATTTTTTTGACACAGTGTGGCTGCACCTTtcatgaaagcaaacaaatatgGCTGCAGAGGGAGAGCACAGCTTATGCTAGCTATTATTTCAAAAGTTCCTTTGTGATCTCTACAGAAGATACAATTGGTTTCATTAAGTCTGGTGAACTGGAGAGTGTAGTTGCACAAGAAAACATTGGCCAGAAGAGTCAGGGATCTGGAGAAGGGAAATAACAGTAAACTAGCCAGTGCAGTATTTGGGAAGAGGAAGTTTAAGACAAATATAAGCTCTAAATGGAGATAACATCTCTTTCAGGATGACCTATTATGGGTCATCACACAGAAAACTTCTAAAATTCATCAATATTTATTCAATTCAGGTGAAACAAAGACCTATGTCTGGAAAATCCCAGAGAGATCTGGTTCTGGGAGAGGAGATCCAGATTGTATTGCATGGGCATACCATTCAACAGTGGACATCATTAAGGTATATGATTAGTACCACTATAAGTGGTTTTGCTCACAACAACACAGGTACTGCTACAGCAAAAGGGAGATGAAtgtgaaaagctgcttttttttttttttttttgtcaagtcATTCCCCCCATGACCAGGCCTTTGAATGTAAAGCTCTCTTGAATGTTGCAATGAATTCAAGGCAGAATTTGAGAGTCACAGCCCTTCATGTTCTTGCTccctgtttcttctgctttctctatAGATCACCTCGCTCAGATTTTGTTCTTAAAGCTCACACTTCACAGCTTGCTCAGTATCTCAACAGTCACGTGTGGGAAACCTCACATGCAGCTGTGGAACATGAATCTGCCATGTTTTTCCAAGGGCCCATGAACTCAACATAACCTtggttgtcaggcactggctGCCCTGATTCCCAGATACCAATAGCTGTAAAAATACTGAGAGGATTCATGTTTGCATTTAAACTGCTCCTGCTTTGTCACATTTTGTAATTAgatgatttttcatttgtaatttCAGGACACTTACAGTGGATTAATAGGCACACTTGTTGTGTGTCGTAGACGTTATTTGCCATCATTTCATACTAAAGAGAAAGTTcagtttgctcttctttttatGGTTTTTGATGAAAATGAGTCATGGTACTTGgatgaaaacattaaaacctATTCTGCCAACCCACACCTTGTTGACAAAGAGGATGAGGAATTCCTTGAAAGTAATAAAATGCACGGTATGTTTCCCAGTTTACTGGATGTAACTataaaattacatatttgaAAGTAGTGCATATACATTTGACTTTCTCATCCCCTCTGAATTTCCAgtggaaaacctgaaaaatttaACTCaatctattttaaaacatagtTAATGCCTCCAAATgacttgtggggtttttgttttgttggtttgggctttttgttttttaacacctATGAAAAAATGCTCCGATGTTGAAGTTTTGAGAGAGTAAAAATACaatctgaaatttttattttgtatcagTGAACAACTGTTCTGGATCAGTTGGAAAAGCAATGTGTGTCCTGAAACTATGTCCTGGTAAGGCTTACCCTTTacaaagagctgcaggaaatgCAGATATTTAAGAACTGCAGTATTAGTGATGGTGTAGTGTGAACTTTCAACTATGTCTTATTTTCTAGTTAAATATAGAACAtttactgttttgcttttatataCCCCTCAAAGCCATTACTTTTGCCTGGCATTGGCTTTCAAATCTTGTATACTATTTAAGTTTAGAGAGTCAGGATGCATAAAAtcttatttgttttctctgtcttgCCCTTTCCCTCTTTTTAGCCATTAATGGAAAGGTGTTTGGAAATTTACATGGTCTGACCATGCATGTTGGAGATAAAGTAAGCTGGTATTTGATGGGAATGGGCAATGAAATAGACATTCACACAGCACACTTCCATGGCCACAGCTTCGACTATAAGGTAACAGGTCCTTTCCTctattttcctgctctgttaAGAAAGAGAAGTAAATCAAATACCAAGGACTCTAACTGGTGAAAAGTCAGATGTTACAATATTAAGCAGGACTTGTAATTCGACCATAAAGTTGTTATGCCCCAAACCTGTATGTGACCAGCCTACAAGAGCCAGAGAGTATCTGCTAGCATGAAGTGGCCATACAAAGTGGTGCTCTCTAGGAATGACACACAGTAGATTTCTTTTCACTCAGCTGTGACAAGAGTTTGGTGGAAATACGCATAAAAGGTGGCTTAAATTACTGCCATCTGGTAATGCCACAGGTTTGaccattgtttcttttttgtcctAAAGCAAACAGGGGTTTACCGGGCAGATGTCTTTGATCTGTTTCCTGGGACATTTCAAACTGTGGAAATGACCCCACAGAACCCTGGAATCTGGCTGCTCCATTGCCACGTTACTGACCACATCCACGCGGGCATGGAAGCAACCTACACAGTGCTCCCAAAGGCAGGTAGGAGTTTCTCAACCTCAGTGACCTCCAGGATGCAGTGGGGCTCTCAGACAGGCTGGTGTACCCGGAACCAGCTCAGGCATCCAGAAATATTTCATGGCTCAATATTGATGTCTAGAGGCCAAAAAGCTGCAAGCCACCCAACCGTACCTACCTCAAGGCTGCTGCTCAGGACACAGAAGCATCCAAAGGACTGGGTGTTAACTGACTGCAGCTTCCCATCAACAAAATTTAAATggcaaattttaatttaaaaagaatccTTTGTGAGAAACAGTATTTATGTGCCCAGGAAGTGCCAGTACTGTCAGACTCCCTCTCAatcttcattgaaaaaaaaaagaacagttggtaaataaaactgaagtgaaaTCATCCCTAAAAGGTTCAGTATTGAAAAACTAAAatagtgttttctttctaaaggaCATGGTCTAGCTTTACAGACACTTACCTTGCTTTAGTAATATTACCTGTGGACAAACTTGCATCTTGAAGTATTTTGAAAGTTCTTGTTTCTACAAAgttaatacaatttaaaaagcaacactTCCCTGTACTCACAAGCCAGCTCATAGTAGGTATGTGTTACAGTCACCtgacaggagagcagctggaacATCTCCAGTGTGTGTAGGTATGTGCATACACAGATACACAGCTATGTCATGTACACATGTAGCCATACTAAAAACACAGACCAGAATGTTAAGGACAATccatatatatttaataaaccAGTGTGATTTACAGAATACGTGGTGACAAACTTACAGTGATAATTAAAAAGCTGACATAAGAGCAAACAGAAAGAGATGTAGAAAAAGACCTGAACTTGCAGAAGCAGTGTCGAACTTTGCATAATCAGCCATCTACAGGGCCTTAAACCTTACCCTTCAGTGCAgtttaaagttgtttttaaatctaACTGCCAGTGTCTAGAAGGTACTGGGATGCACTGCTCTCATTTTGGATGCTCTTGTCCATATGCACAGACTATTCTTTTGATGAAATGCTTGTAACAAAATTTGTTTCTCCCCTCACAGACAAACCCAAGATTATTCCACCAATTTAAGTACAGCAGGCACCCAAGGCTGAAGACATTTTACCACAGAGATTCTCCAAAGTCTTCCTTCAGTGAAGCATTTCTTGAGAATTACCATCTCCTGGACAACTGATCTTCCCTGTGTTTTCGAAGATTTAATTTCGTGGCCCACGGGTAACAAAAGGGCCCCAGGCTGAGACCACTGAATGGACAGACCAGATAAGAAGTATctttttctctaaataaaaatagtacCCTGCAAACTAAACATATTCTAGGTGATGCCTAATGCATGTTATTTAACTCCTGAGGAACGTGGAAGAGCCAAATGAAATGTACTTATCTTGTGtaacagcaatttttatttcagatatcAACTGTCACATTTTACTAGTCAGCTATGTTAGCAGTTATTGCTTGGAAAACAAGAATTTGGTTATCACTTTATCCATAGGTTcatacttaaaatatatatactgtTGTGTAACTGAACAGCTAACAGAATGGTTCTCTTGTTTCTGTTGAACtgttttataattttatctAGTAACATCTTTCAAAATAGTGAATTTAAAAGATGCAGTGGCTGAGGGATCATGGTTGCACGATTGTTTTTCTGTTATGAAAACAATTACAAGACAAGGTTATGCTGAAATAAGCCTGGTAAAGGTCAGACAGTGAGGGGCAGAATGTGAGGACTACTCAACCCAAGAGCTTCCTGCCTCATGGTGCTGTCAGCTGTGTCAGGCAGACACAGGCCAATTAGTCACATCATGACTGATGGAAGCAGCAGAATTAGTGCATGGTCAAAAGTGAAGGCAATAAGAGCAGGTATCCTTGTGCCATCCAGCTGTTGTAACAGCCCAGCTCCACAGATGTTAGGCCTGTGTCAAATACCAGGGAAGGATGAATGGGACAGGaggcaaagcaaaacatttggGCTTTACAGCAaccagaaggaaggaagttgctTCTTTGCAACACCTCTAAATCCCTTTGCccttttttaatgtagaaagaTTCTACTGATACCAGCACAATCTCTAATGGTAACTTAGATCACTGGcttctgctgtgccaggagTGCTTCATACATAATGTTAAAacaatcttttttctttcttaattatttcCAGTGTAGATGATCTGACTTATACAGGTTTAAGTAACATTACAGATCCAGCAAAAATTTGATTTTATGAGAGTCAGTATCAGTTAATTTGGCTTTTAGAGTGTTATGGGATCATGCAGTCTTTGCTTTATTTGTGGtagattataaaaaaaaccaaactgcatTCATAAGAAGATCATAAACATTGTGACAGTTGATTATGCCTGAATTCCAGCCGAAGGATGTTTTCTGCCCAAAATAAAGGCAAGTATCAGTACATACATGCTACAAGTACCAAAAAAccttagaaagaaaacaaacaccagcaAGCAAGCTGTAGTCCTTATCTTCTACTCCTCTTGGGAACATGTTTCTCTTTGATTTATGGGCTTTTTTTGTAAGCTgctaaatgaaaacatttcagtgtaACATGCATGGGTATGTACCTAAGATGAGAGAGCAGCTGACTGGTTTTGCCACCTGGACCTCAAGGGAATGTCTGTGTTGCAAAATTCAGTAAGTGGGGCCCTATTCCACTTGGAAAACTAAAGCACTTGCTTAGCCAGTTAAGACACATGCCTGAGCTTAAACTCCTCCCCAGGTGAGTGATCCAGCTAACTAGCACAGAATGAAGACTGACCCCTGCTTTAACTCCCAGTGAACACTGTATGTCCAAGTGTGCTGCACAGCCTGTGTTCTCTAGCTGATCTGGCTGTCAGTTCACCCTGACTGAGAAGGTGCATGATCCTGCCTAACGGTTCAATAGTTCTCTTTATATCCGTCAGCTCTTCCTGGCAGGAATTCTGGTTTGCTGACCTTTGTCAGAGTGTAACAGTATTAGCTTCAAAACAGATGCTTTGCCTCAGACAAAAGCTGTCATTCAAGGGCTGTCAGAAGGTTTCAACTGAGAAGCAAGATGATTTATGTGAGGAGTCCCACGGTACCTTATAGGTAGTTCTACTATTTGTTTAATTTAGTTCTTTATTCCCGCACATTCTTTGTACTTGAGTGCATAGCAGACTGCCATTGTTAGGTCAGCAGCttcctctggctgcagtgaagaaGATGTGGCAGGAAAAAAGCTGCAGTTCCATCCTCTGGTAGAAGACTGAGGAAATCCCTTAGTTCCAGTTCTGTTGCAACAACTGATAAAGTTTCTGCTTGGAGCAAGGGAGAAAATCTTGTTTAGGTGTTTTGGTattagaacaaaaaaacccaaactagcAATATAATTACTAATTGAAGtaataaaattatctaaatACTGCAACTGGAATGGAATTTAAGACACACTCAATTGGGAGAAAACGCAACTACTGGAAATCTCAAACTGAAATGATGTCTTAGATTAAACCTGTTGCTGTACCTTAACTCACCAGGTCTACATGTGGCACTAATGCTCATGGGACTGTGCTCTACTCTGTCCTGTGTTCTGCACCCAGAGCAAAGGAAGCCCCAGAGCTCTGCAccagcccctggctctgcacTTGGGCACAACCAGATGCTCCACATGCACCTTCTCAGCCCAAGCTGTTGAACCTGTTGTTCCTCAGCACtcacagcacaggcacagcctgaAAATAATGCTCAGAAGGAAAACCAGTAGCACTGGAAACTAGAACTTTGTGGCAGAGCATGGCAGCCTGTGCCCCAGAACATGACCCCAGGATGCTGTTCTGCCGTCAGCCGTGACACTGGCATTTGTTTACAATATATGTGCTTTATTGAGCCCTCTTTTTCTGCCAGAACAAATACACTGGCTCCCCAGCTGTAGTCTTACTGACTTCCTACAAACATGTAACAACAGAACTACATCAACTTCCAGGATTAGTTTCTCTGCTTCTAGCAGTAacagctgtgggttttttctgtctgtgaCCACATCACCAATACACACCTTAAACACCCACTGGGTTATCAACAGTAGCCTGTTAATTGTCTTTGCTTAGAACCATGTAGTCACTTAGCCTACAGAAAAACCCAATTGCCCTCtatcagttcttttttttttaatggtgtcTATTCTTGATTTATATAGAAACAATATGAACTGTTTGTAATACAAACTGAATGCCATTGTTTTTATATGTTGCAGAATCCTGTGATAATGCCTAGAATGCCTGCTGAGCTGTATTAGCCATCACCAGAGAGAAAGATCCCCCTTCTTTTCAAATTATCACATCAGCAGTCCTTAGCCTGAACAGTACCTAAAACATCAGCTGATACACAAAGGCTTCTGGAGTTGAGTTGCAATCAACTGATTTACCTTTCAGTGATGAAACAAGAACAGGGCAATCTTT harbors:
- the CP gene encoding ceruloplasmin, producing the protein MKLFFLSCLLVSCSCQAGAVKREYYIGIVETVWDYAPGSTDAVSGKLFAEETQAGVFVQRGPQRIGSTYKKAVYTQYTNNLYDVIVDKPSWLGFLGPVIKGEVGDSIIIHLKNFASRNYTLHPHGVRYTKENEGAFYPDNTKDVQKRDDAVEPGGQYTYIWDVTEDQGPAKGDADCITRVYHSHIDAPRDVASGLVGPLIICRKDKMNKGSDKHFDAEFILMFSVMDENLSWYLEENIRTYCSEPSKVDKDDEDFQESNKMHSINGYMYGYLPNLTMCVEDKVKWHLFGMGNEADIHSAYFHGQTLIERHHRVDTISLFPATFVDAVMVPRGRGEWLLSCQVNDHIEGGMQALYEVKDCGKSTTNHNERTKIREYFIAAEEIIWNYGPSAVNNFTGQELISDSESHTFFEQNETRIGGSYKKAVYREYTDGSFTERKKRLTEEAHLGLLGPVIKAEVGESLRVTFRNRASRPLSVQPHGLGCSSPRGAGCQGTDSPASHVSPGATFTYEWDVPADVGPTDQDPDCLTWLYYSAVDAVRDTSSGLVGPLLVCRKGALLPSGKQKNVDMEFFLLATVFDENLSWYLDDNILMFTLNPNEVDKDDEDFQESNKMHSINGYMYGNQPGLEMCKGSVVSWHLMGLGSEADVHGIYFSENTFITKGTRRDTANLFPHTFLTAVMKPDSEGVFEVSCLTTDHYTGGMKQHYKVKRCHWWNVDPSLYLHEKTYYIAAVEVEWDYSPNRTWEFERHQYHEESPGNPFLNKEDKFIGSKYRKVVYREYTDQTFSTPKHRAEEQQHLEIQGPLLMSNIGDKIIVVFKNLASRPYSIHAHGVKTDSSVVAVTNPGETKTYVWKIPERSGSGRGDPDCIAWAYHSTVDIIKDTYSGLIGTLVVCRRRYLPSFHTKEKVQFALLFMVFDENESWYLDENIKTYSANPHLVDKEDEEFLESNKMHAINGKVFGNLHGLTMHVGDKVSWYLMGMGNEIDIHTAHFHGHSFDYKQTGVYRADVFDLFPGTFQTVEMTPQNPGIWLLHCHVTDHIHAGMEATYTVLPKTNPRLFHQFKYSRHPRLKTFYHRDSPKSSFSEAFLENYHLLDN